In one Alnus glutinosa chromosome 12, dhAlnGlut1.1, whole genome shotgun sequence genomic region, the following are encoded:
- the LOC133851124 gene encoding calcium-transporting ATPase 12, plasma membrane-type-like, protein MTETSMRGSHNLDNACNTSVHNFTGITASIGYYINKEKGMRGSHNMDSACNTSVHNFTAIIRAQKRWRIAICSIRFMVSLGREVVFKRNSHNSGILKPHFFTTLDIEPSSSHPGENERVPCSFVPNMNQTALTEMVKEKDLLALRSFGGVQGIATALKTDPEKGIHSDDQEVGQRRQMFGANTYHKPPPKGFLFFVVDAFKDTTIFILLACAALSLGFGIKEHGAKEGWYEGGSIFIAVFLVVVVSALSNFRQERQFEKLSKLSKNIKVDVLRDTHRLKISIFDIVVGDVVFLNIGDQVPADGLFLDGHSLQIDESSMTGESDHVEVDSTENPFLFSGSKVSDGYARMLVTSVGMNTAWGEMMSSITGDSSEITPLQARLNKLTSSIGKIGLAVALLVLLVLLIRYFTGNTQDKNGKREYYAGQTDLDDVFNAVLRIVSAAVTIVVVAIPEGLPLAVTLTLAYSMKRMMADQAMVRKLSACETMGSATIICTDKTGTLTLNEMKVTKFWLGQESIEEDSSTVIAPNVLTLFHQGVGLNTTGTIYKPASGSEPEISGSPTEKAILSWAVSQLGMDTVKLKQGSAVLHVETFNSEKKRSGVAIRKKSDNTVHVHWKGAAELILAMCSSYYETSGITKSLNKDRYKIEKIIQGMGASSLRCIAFAHKQISEEEMGCHDAERTHRLRENGLTWLGIVGLKDPCRPGVKKAVETCRNAGVEVKMITGDNVFTAKAIATECSILDPNHQVNSEVVDGVEFRNYTHEERMEKVEKIRVMARSSPFDKLLMVQCLKQKGHVVAVTGDGTNDAPALKEADIGLSMGIQGTEVAKESSDIIILDDNFASVATVLRWGRCVYNNIQKFIQFQLTVNVAALVINFVAAVSAGEVPLTAVQLLWVNLIMDTLGALALATELPTDELMQRSPVGRTEPLITSIMWRNLLAQALFQISVLLTLQFKGESLLNVRGEVKDTLIFNTFVLCQVFNEFNSRSMEKKNVFKGLHKNRLFIGIVGTTIILQVVMVEFLNKFADTERLNGLQWGVCIAIAAVSWPLGWVVKFIPVSDKLFLNYPKSAKVIFLRIVRVFNRMKPSSSRLGIGCGKR, encoded by the exons ATGACAGAAACAAGCATGCGAGGAAGCCATAATTTGGACAATGCTTGTAACACATCGGTCCATAACTTCACTGGAATCACTGCCTCAATCGGATATTATATAAACAAAG AAAAAGGCATGCGAGGAAGCCATAATATGGACAGTGCTTGTAACACATCAGTCCATAACTTCACTGCCATCATCAGAGCCCAGAAACGGTGGCGCATAGCAATCTGTTCCATCCGGTTCATGGTCTCTCTTGGCAGAGAGGTCGTTTTCAAAAGAAATAGCCATAATTCTGGGATCTTGAAGCCCCACTTTTTCACTACCCTCGACATTGAACCAAGCAGCTCCCACCCTGGTGAAAATGAACGTGTGCCTTGCTCCTTTGTTCCTAACATGAATCAAACAGCTCTCACAGAAATGGTGAAGGAGAAAGACTTACTAGCTCTCCGCAGCTTTGGAGGCGTACAAGGCATTGCCACTGCTCTCAAGACAGACCCTGAGAAAGGAATCCACAGCGATGATCAGGAAGTCGGCCAGCGGCGTCAAATGTTTGGTGCAAATACTTACCACAAGCCCCCTCCAAAAGGGTTCTTATTTTTTGTGGTCGATGCTTTCAAGGATACCACCATTTTCATCCTGCTGGCCTGTGCTGCCCTTTCTCTTGGTTTTGGCATCAAAGAACATGGGGCCAAGGAAGGCTGGTACGAAGGAGGAAGCATTTTCATAGCTGTCTTTCTGGTGGTGGTTGTCTCTGCCCTCAGTAACTTCAGACAGGAGAGGCAGTTCGAGAAGTTATCAAAACTGAGCAAAAATATCAAAGTTGATGTTCTTAGAGACACACACCGCCTCAAAATCTCTATCTTCGACATTGTAGTTGGAGATGTTGTCTTTCTAAATATAGGTGATCAGGTTCCTGCTGACGGATTGTTTTTAGATGGGCATTCATTGCAGATAGACGAGTCTAGCATGACAGGAGAGAGTGATCATGTGGAAGTAGATTCCACTGAGAATCCCTTCTTGTTCTCCGGATCAAAGGTGTCGGATGGGTATGCTCGAATGCTTGTTACATCGGTGGGAATGAACACTGCATGGGGTGAAATGATGAGCTCAATAACTGGTGATTCCAGTGAAATAACACCATTACAAGCACGCCTTAACAAATTAACCTCTTCTATCGGAAAGATAGGCCTTGCAGTTGCTTTACTAGTTCTTCTAGTCTTGTTAATTCGTTATTTTACAGGTAACACACAAGATAAGAATGGAAAGAGAGAGTATTATGCTGGCCAAACAGATTTAGATGATGTGTTCAATGCGGTCCTGCGCATTGTTTCTGCTGCAGTCACTATTGTGGTGGTCGCTATCCCTGAAGGTCTGCCATTGGCGGTCACGCTCACACTTGCTTACTCCATGAAGAGAATGATGGCTGATCAGGCAATGGTCAGAAAACTTTCCGCTTGTGAGACAATGGGCTCAGCAACGATAATCTGCACGGATAAAACTGGCACCTTGACATTGAATGAGATGAAAGTGACCAAGTTTTGGCTTGGCCaagaatccattgaagaagATTCTTCAACTGTAATTGCACCAAATGTTCTTACTTTATTCCACCAAGGAGTTGGTTTGAACACAACTGGAACTATCTATAAACCTGCATCAGGATCCGAACCTGAAATTTCTGGTAGTCCAACTGAGAAAGCAATTCTCTCGTGGGCTGTTTCGCAATTGGGTATGGACACAGTAAAGCTAAAGCAAGGTTCCGCAGTTCTCCATGTTGAAACCTTCAACTCTGAGAAGAAGCGGAGTGGGGTTGCAATAAGGAAAAAGTCTGATAACACTGTCCATGTGCACTGGAAAGGTGCTGCTGAGTTAATCCTAGCAATGTGTTCAAGCTATTATGAAACTAGTGGGATTACGAAGTCCCTCAATAAAGATAGGTATAAGATTGAGAAAATAATCCAAGGCATGGGCGCTAGTAGCCTCCGATGTATTGCTTTCGCTCATAAGCAAATATCAGAAGAAGAAATGGGATGCCACGATGCTGAAAGGACTCACCGACTAAGAGAAAACGGCTTAACCTGGCTAGGGATAGTTGGTCTCAAGGATCCATGCCGGCCTGGTGTTAAGAAAGCTGTGGAGACTTGCAGAAACGCTGGGGTGGAGGTCAAAATGATCACTGGAGACAACGTTTTTACAGCAAAAGCTATAGCTACAGAATGCAGTATTCTAGATCCCAATCACCAAGTAAATAGTGAAGTGGTAGATGGTGTTGAGTTTCGAAACTACACACATGAAGAGAGAATGGAGAAAGTCGAGAAGATCCGGGTGATGGCAAGGTCATCTCCATTTGACAAGCTTCTGATGGTACAATGCTTAAAACAGAAAGGCCATGTGGTTGCAGTCACTGGAGATGGCACAAACGATGCACCTGCATTAAAAGAAGCTGATATAGGACTTTCCATGGGCATTCAAGGCACTGAAGTGGCTAAAGAAAGCTCCGATATCATCATCTTAGATGATAACTTCGCTTCTGTTGCCACAGTTTTAAGGTGGGGACGGTGTGTATACAACAATATCCAGAAATTCATCCAGTTTCAATTAACAGTGAATGTTGCAGCTCTTGTAATCAACTTTGTTGCAGCGGTTTCTGCTGGAGAGGTTCCGCTAACAGCAGTCCAGTTGCTGTGGGTAAATCTCATCATGGACACGCTGGGAGCTCTGGCCCTTGCTACGGAGCTGCCTACTGACGAGCTTATGCAGAGGTCTCCTGTGGGGCGAACAGAGCCTCTAATAACAAGTATTATGTGGAGGAACCTCTTAGCTCAAGCCTTGTTCCAGATATCAGTCCTCTTGACTTTACAGTTCAAGGGTGAGTCTCTCCTCAATGTTAGAGGGGAGGTTAAGGATACACTTATTTTCAATACTTTTGTTCTCTGTCAAGTGTTTAATGAGTTCAATTCAAGAAGCATGGAGAAGAAGAATGTTTTTAAAGGACTTCATAAGAACCGATTATTTATTGGAATTGTGGGAACTACAATTATTCTTCAGGTTGTAATGGTGGAATTTTTAAACAAGTTTGCAGATACAGAGAGATTGAATGGGTTGCAGTGGGGAGTATGCATTGCAATTGCAGCTGTGTCATGGCCACTTGGTTGGGTAGTGAAGTTCATACCTGTTTCAGATAAACTATTCCTCAATTACCCTAAGAGTGCAAAAGTGATATTCTTGAGGATTGTGAGGGTGTTTAACCGAATGAAACCCTCTTCCTCTAGGCTTGGAATTGGATGTGGGAAAAGGTAA